The following is a genomic window from Synechococcus sp. MW101C3.
ACCCAGCAGCGCAGAGGGGCGATGCAGACGGCGACGGGGGCTCTTGCCACCATTGCCCCGGCGCTGTGCACCTTCCGCCGGCGCGCCATCCTGAAGGCCAGCGCCAGGGTCAGCCGTCGACCCAAGGTCTTGCACCCGGGCCGTGACGGAGAGAGGGCTACGACGCGACTGGGCCTTGGGCATTGAGGTTTCCGATGGCCGCACCATAAAACCCATTCCCCTGGCTGGCCAGGTCAGGGACCTGCCACCACCTCCACCCGGGCGGCGGCGCGATCGGCCCGCTCCCTTGCCTCAGCCAGATCGGTGCCGCGCGCCAGGGCCACACCCATGCGCCGGTGGGGCCGTGCCTCCGGCTTGCCGAACAGCAGCACGGTGGTGTCGGGTTCGGCCAGGGCTGCCGCCACGCCGGTGTAGGCCACGCTGCTGAGCTGCTCGCCGGCCAGGATCACCCGGCTGGCGGCGGGACCGGTGGATTGGATGGCGGGGATCGGCAGCCCCAGCACGGCGCGCAGGTGCAGCTCGAACTCGCTGAGGTTCTGGCCGGCCAGCGTCACCAGGCCCGTGTCGTGCGGCCGGGGCGAGAGTTCCGAGAACACCACCGCACCGGGGTCCGTGGAGCCGGCAGCACCGGTGAGGAAGAACTCCACGCCGAACAGTCCAGCCCCGCCCAGGTGATCGGTGACCTTCAAGGCCATGGCCTGGGCTGCCTCCAGCTGAGTCGGTGCGAGGCAGGCGGGCTGCCAGCTGCATTGGTAGTCGCCCCGTTCCTGCACGTGGCCGATCGGCGGGCAGAACAGCGTGGGGCCGTTCCACTGCCGCACTGTGAGCAGGGTGATCTCCTGCTCGAACTGCAGGAACTCCTCCACGATCACCCGCGCGCCGGCCCCGCGCGCGCCCGCCAGCGCCGCATCCCAGGCCGCTGCGATGCCTTCGGGGCCCTGTACCACGCTCTGCCCCTTGCCCGAGGAGCTCATCACCGGCTTCACCACCACGGGCCAACCGAGCGGCGCGGCGGCGGCGGCCAGTTCCTCGGCGCTGCTGGCATAGGCGAAGCGGGCGGTGCGCAGGCCCAGGGTGCCGGCGGCCAGATCCCGGATGCGATCACGGTTCATGGTCACGGCTGTGGCCTGTGCCGTGGGAATCACAGTGACGCCTTCCGCCTCCAGTTCAGCCAGGGCATCCACGGCCAGGGCCTCGATCTCCGGGATCACCAGATCCGGCCGGTGGCGCCGCACCACGGCCAGCAGCGCCGCCGCATCGGTCATCGGGATCACCTCCGCCGCATCGGCCACCTGCATGGCGGGCGCACCGGCATAGCGGTCGACGGCGATCACGCGGCAACCGAGGCGCTGGGCGGCGATGGCCACTTCTTTGCCCAGCTCGCCGCTGCCCAGCAGCATCAGGGTGCGAGGGAAGGTGGGCGCCGTCATCACGGGGGGGCAGGTGCCCTTGATCCTGCTCCCCCGCTTGGCCCTGCTAGAAGAGCAGCGTGTCGGCCCCGCCTGCCTTGATCGTTTCGCCCGCCGTTCTGGCCTTCGCGTCCACCGGTGACGGCGTCGATGGGCTGCCGTTCGGATGGACCATCGACGGCCTGCAGAATGGTGTGCTGATCTATCTCGGCCTCTCTTCGCTGGCGTTCGTGATCGTGTGGCTGGTGGGCTTCCTGCGGCGCTCCTGAGCGCCGCGACCTACCCGCCGCGACCCACTGCTTCAGCCAGCAGGCCCGCAACAGAACGCCCCGATCAAAACGCCGCCATCAGCCCGGCCCGGTCAGGAATCGGCGATCAGGTCGAGCTGGCGCACCGGCGGCTCCTCGCTCACGAAGCCATAGGCCTCGAACACCTGTGCATCCGCGTGGGTGATGTGCTGGCCGTCGCTGTGCCGCTCCAGTTGGAAGCCCTCCTGCGCCATGCGCCGCATCAGGCCGGCGGCTTCCTCAAAGCGAGCTGCCATCGCCTCGAGGCTGGCGCAATCGGCCGTCAGGCCCGTTTCCTTCCAGGTGAAGTAAGCCAAGGCGACGCTCGCAGTGCGGGAAATGGACGCGGGGGTGGGAGCCACCCTCTCGATTCTGCTCAGCTCCGCCTCAATTCTGCTCAGCTCTGCCCTGCGCCGCAGCGCTCGAGGCTCAGGGCAGCAGCAGCAGGCCGAGCAGCACCAAGGCCACGCTCGCGAGCCAGAACCCCACCACGACCCGCTGTTCCGGGTTGCCCGCCAGCTCGAAATGGTGGTGCAGCGGCGCCATGCGGAACAGCCGCCTGCCCTGCCCATCGGGCCCCTTGGTGGCTTTGAACACCCACACCTGCAGGATCACCGACAGGGACTCGGCCACGAACACCCCGCCCATCACCAGCAGGGGCCAGAGGCTGTCGGTGAGCAGGGCCACCGCCGTGAGCGCCGCCCCCATTGCCAGTGAGCCGGTGTCGCCCATGAACACCCGGGCGGGGTGGCGGTTGTGGCCCAGGAAGCCCAGCCAGGCGCCCGCCATCGCCGCGCAGAAGCCGGCCATGGCGGGGTCGCCGCTGTGGCCACGCAGCATCAGCTCCAGGGCGAAGCCGGTGAACACCACGGCGCCGCAGCCTGCCGCCAGGCCGTCGAGGCCATCGGTGAGGTTGGTGGCGTTGCTTTCGGCCAGGAACACGAACAGACCCAGCGGCAGCAGCAGCAGGCCCAGCGGCAGCACCCAGCCGAACGGCAGGCCCACATCGCCGCCGAACCAGCCACGCCAGCTGCCCCAGGCCAGGAACAGCAGCGCCGCCAGCGCCTGCAGCACCAGCTTCCCCTTCGGGGTCAGGCCGGTGTTGGTGCGGCGGGTGAGGCTGCGCCAGTCGTCGAAGCCGCCGATCGCCAGGAAGGCGAGGGTGATGGCGGCCACCGCCAGCAGGCGCTCATCGGTCGGAGCAATCAGCCCGCCCACGATCACCCCCACCGGCACCACCAGCAGACCGCCCATCGTGGGGGTGCCGGCCTTGCTGAGGTGGCCCTGGGGGCCGTCTTCCCGGATCACCTGGCCCACTTTCAGGGCCCGCAGCCGCGGCACCCCCCACACACACAGCGTCCAGCTCACCAGCGCCGCCAGCAGCAGCGGCAGCGTGAGCTGGGACACCCGGAACCAGAGATCGCAGCCCAAGGCCGCCGCCACGAGCAGCAGGGTGAGGGCGCTGGCGGGAGAACGCAGCCGGCCGGGAGCGGTGAGCGGGGAGGTGGAGGCCAAGGATCAGGGGCGATGGCGGCCGTTCAGGCCCGTTCCTCGTAACCGGACGGATGGGAGGCGAAGGGTCAGTCTTCCCAGCTTTCGTCGCTTGCTTCGTCGGCGGGGCTGTAATCCTCTTTCTCGCCCATCAGGGCGGAGAGCTCCTCCTCTTCCACCGTGCTCACATCAGGAGCGGCGGTTTCCTCATCCACCACCAGCCGGCCGCTGGTTTCCAGCCAGCTCAGCAGGTCCGGTTCGTCCCGCAGGGGGAGCACCGGTGCCGGCTCTTCCCGCCCGTAGCGGGTGAGGGAGGGATTGACGCTGTCGAGGGTGCTCATGAATGCAGATCAGCGGGGATGTTCAGGCTGGGAAAGCCAACGCTGCGCCCGGTTCGCCGATCCACCACCATAGATCAGGCCTCTGCCCCGTTTTCTTGTCGGCATCCAAGGCGGTCGGGATTCTGCGGGTATGGGCCGTTGCCCTGCTGCTCAGTGGTCTGCTGGTGGCCGCCGGCCGCCGCTGGCCGGTGGCGCTGACGCCCACGCCGGCGATCGTCTGGGCTCTGCTGCTGTTGCCCCCGCTGCTGATGGGGTTCTGGATCGCCCGTCGCTGGGGGAGAATCCAGCAA
Proteins encoded in this region:
- the purT gene encoding formate-dependent phosphoribosylglycinamide formyltransferase — protein: MTAPTFPRTLMLLGSGELGKEVAIAAQRLGCRVIAVDRYAGAPAMQVADAAEVIPMTDAAALLAVVRRHRPDLVIPEIEALAVDALAELEAEGVTVIPTAQATAVTMNRDRIRDLAAGTLGLRTARFAYASSAEELAAAAAPLGWPVVVKPVMSSSGKGQSVVQGPEGIAAAWDAALAGARGAGARVIVEEFLQFEQEITLLTVRQWNGPTLFCPPIGHVQERGDYQCSWQPACLAPTQLEAAQAMALKVTDHLGGAGLFGVEFFLTGAAGSTDPGAVVFSELSPRPHDTGLVTLAGQNLSEFELHLRAVLGLPIPAIQSTGPAASRVILAGEQLSSVAYTGVAAALAEPDTTVLLFGKPEARPHRRMGVALARGTDLAEARERADRAAARVEVVAGP
- a CDS encoding cytochrome B6 produces the protein MSAPPALIVSPAVLAFASTGDGVDGLPFGWTIDGLQNGVLIYLGLSSLAFVIVWLVGFLRRS
- the mraY gene encoding phospho-N-acetylmuramoyl-pentapeptide-transferase — its product is MASTSPLTAPGRLRSPASALTLLLVAAALGCDLWFRVSQLTLPLLLAALVSWTLCVWGVPRLRALKVGQVIREDGPQGHLSKAGTPTMGGLLVVPVGVIVGGLIAPTDERLLAVAAITLAFLAIGGFDDWRSLTRRTNTGLTPKGKLVLQALAALLFLAWGSWRGWFGGDVGLPFGWVLPLGLLLLPLGLFVFLAESNATNLTDGLDGLAAGCGAVVFTGFALELMLRGHSGDPAMAGFCAAMAGAWLGFLGHNRHPARVFMGDTGSLAMGAALTAVALLTDSLWPLLVMGGVFVAESLSVILQVWVFKATKGPDGQGRRLFRMAPLHHHFELAGNPEQRVVVGFWLASVALVLLGLLLLP
- a CDS encoding DUF3134 domain-containing protein; protein product: MSTLDSVNPSLTRYGREEPAPVLPLRDEPDLLSWLETSGRLVVDEETAAPDVSTVEEEELSALMGEKEDYSPADEASDESWED